One Brassica oleracea var. oleracea cultivar TO1000 chromosome C7, BOL, whole genome shotgun sequence genomic window carries:
- the LOC106306138 gene encoding ABC transporter C family member 12 isoform X3, whose amino-acid sequence MGFEALTWYCKPVAEGFWEKAADAAFGSYTPCAIDSLVMLVSHFVLLGLCLYRIWIIFRNTKAQMYVLRNKWYNCVLGILACYCVVEPVLRLVLGVSLFDMDGETGLLPPFEVASLIVEAFAWFSMLVLIGLETRQYVKEFRLYVRFGVVYVLVADAVLLDLVLPLKNSVNRSSLHLYISSRCSQAVFGILLLVYIPELDPYPGYHILNNEPLENVEYEALRGGENICPERHASIFSRIYFGWITPLMQLGYRKPITEKDVWQLDKWDQTETLFTRFQRCWTEESQRRKPWLLRALNSSLGGRFWLGGIFKIGNDLSQFVGPVVLSHLLRSMQEGDPAWVGYVYAFLIFVGVTLGVLCEAQYYQNVWRVGFRLRSTLVAAIFHKSLRLTHEARKNFASGKVTNMITTDANALQQISQQLHGLWSAPFRIIVSMILLYQQLGVASLFGSLILFLLIPLQTLIISKMRKLTKEGLQWTDKRVGIMNEILAAMDTVKCYAWEKSFESRIQGIRNEELSWFRKAQLLSAFNSFILNSIPVVVTVVSFGVYVLLGGDLTPARAFTSLSLFAVLRFPLNMLPNLLSQVVNANVSLQRIEELLLSEERILAENPPLQPGPPAISIKNGYFSWDSKATKPTLSNINLEIPVGSLVAIVGGTGEGKTSLVSAMLGELSRTETSSVIIRGSVAYVPQVSWIFNATVRDNILFGSGFEAERYWRAIDATALQQDLDLLPGRDHTEIGERGVNISGGQKQRLSMARAVYSSSDVYIFDDPLSALDAHVAQQVFDSCMKDELKGKTRVLVTNQLHFLPLMDRIILVSEGMIKEEGTFEELSKNGSLFQKLMENAGKMDTTQEMNKNDQKSSKPSHTLTVDASERNVGSTKQGRRGRSVLVKQEERETGIISWNVLMRYKKAVGGLWVVMIIFACYLTTEVLRVSSSTWLSFWTDQSTSKSYSPGFYIIVYALLGFGQVAVTFTNSFWLITSSLRAAKKLHDAMLNSIMRAPMLFFHTNPTGRVINRFSKDIGDIDRNVANLMNMFMNQLWQLLSTFALIGTVSTISLWAIMPLLILFYAAYLYYQNTSREVKRLDSVTRSPIYAQFGEALNGLSSIRAYKAYERMAKINGKSMDNNIRFTLANTSSNRWLTIRLETLGGVMIWLTATFAVLRNGNAENQAGFASTMGLLLSYTLNITSLLSGVLRQASRAENSLNSVERVGNYIDLPSEAADVIENNCPVTGWPSRGSIKFEDVYLRYRTGLPPVLHGLSFSVSPSEKVGVVGRTGAGKSSMLNALFRIVEVEKGRIMIDDYDVAKFGLMDLRRVLSIIPQSPVLFSGTVRFNIDPFSEHNDADLWEALQRAHIKDVIARNPFGLDAEVSEGGENFSVGQRQLLSLARALLRRSKILVLDEATASVDVRTDSLIQKTIREEFKSCTMLVIAHRLNTIIDCDKILVLSSGQVLEYDSPQELLSRDTSAFFRMVHSTGPANAQYLCNMVSAGRVNGMGLGG is encoded by the exons ATGGGTTTTGAGGCTTTGACTTGGTACTGCAAGCCAGTTGCAGAGGGGTTTTGGGAGAAAGCAGCGGACGCCGCGTTTGGTTCCTACACGCCATGCGCTATTGACTCACTTGTGATGCTTGTTTCTCACTTTGTCCTTCTTGGTTTGTGTCTCTACCGGATATGGATCATCTTCCGCAATACCAAAGCTCAGATGTATGTTCTGAGGAACAAGTGGTATAACTGTGTGCTAGGGATATTAGCTTGTTACTGTGTTGTTGAGCCGGTGCTGAGATTGGTCCTGGGGGTTTCACTTTTTGACATGGATGGAGAGACTGGTCTTCTTCCTCCCTTTGAG GTTGCATCTTTAATTGTTGAGGCATTTGCTTGGTTCTCCATGCTTGTTTTGATTGGGCTGGAAACCAGACAATATGTCAAAGAGTTCCGGTTGTACGTGAGATTTGGTGTTGTTTATGTTTTGGTTGCTGATGCTGTGCTACTCGACCTTGTGTTGCCTCTCAAGAACTCAGTCAACAG AAGTTCCTTACATCTCTATATCAGTTCAAGATGTTCTCAG GCTGTTTTTGGGATTCTTCTACTTGTTTACATTCCGGAACTAGATCCTTATCCAGGATACCATATTCTAAACAACGAACCGCTAGAAAACGTTGAATATGAAGCACTTCGCGGGGGAGAAAACATATGTCCCGAGCGACATGCCAGCATATTTTCCA GAATATACTTTGGTTGGATCACGCCGCTTATGCAGTTAGGCTACAGAAAACCCATAACTGAAAAGGATGTTTGGCAATTAGACAAATGGGATCAAACAGAAACTCTGTTCACAAG ATTCCAAAGATGCTGGACAGAAGAATCGCAGAGACGCAAGCCGTGGCTTCTCCGAGCACTGAATAGTAGCCTTGGTGGAAG GTTCTGGTTGGGTGGTATCTTTAAG ATTGGAAATGATCTTTCCCAGTTTGTTGGACCGGTTGTACTGAGCCACCTATTACGG TCAATGCAAGAAGGTGATCCGGCTTGGGTTGGCTATGTCTATGCTTTCTTAATTTTCGTTGGGGTG ACACTTGGAGTGCTCTGTGAAGCTCAGTACTACCAGAATGTTTGGCGTGTGGGATTCCGGTTAAGATCAACTTTG GTTGCAGCTATATTCCATAAATCTTTAAGACTAACTCATGAAGCTCGCAAGAATTTTGCATCTGGGAAGGTCACAAACATGATAACTACAGATGCTAATGCACTTCAG CAAATATCACAACAACTCCATGGCTTATGGTCAGCTCCTTTTCGCATCATTGTGTCTATGATTCTTCTCTATCAACAACTAGGAGTTGCTTCGCTTTTTGGTTCATTGATTTTGTTTCTCCTAATTCCTCTCCAG ACTCTGATTATAAGCAAAATGCGGAAGCTGACTAAAGAAGGGCTCCAGTGGACTGACAAAAGAGTTGGTATCATGAATGAGATTTTAGCAGCCATGGATACTGTAAA ATGCTATGCATGGGAGAAGAGCTTTGAGTCGCGGATTCAAGGAATTAGAAATGAAGAGCTCTCATGGTTTCGTAAAGCGCAGCTACTATCAGCT TTTAACAGTTTTATACTGAACAGCATCCCAGTAGTTGTGACTGTGGTTTCATTTGGGGTTTACGTTCTGCTTGGAGGAGATTTGACACCGGCAAGGGCATTCACCTCTCTTTCTCTATTCGCAGTTCTAAGATTTCCTCTCAACATGCTACCAAATCTTCTAAGTCAG GTTGTCAACGCAAACGTTTCACTGCAACGGATTGAGGAACTACTTCTAAGTGAAGAGAGAATTCTAGCAGAAAACCCACCTCTTCAACCAGGGCCTCCAGCCATTTCCATTAAGAATGGATATTTTTCATGGGATTCAAAG GCAACGAAGCCCACATTATCCAATATTAATTTGGAGATTCCAGTCGGAAGCTTGGTTGCCATTGTAGGTGGAACCGGGGAAGGTAAGACATCACTTGTTTCGGCAATGCTGGGGGAGCTATCTCGTACCGAAACCTCAAGCGTCATTATTAGAGGCTCAGTAGCTTATGTTCCTCAAGTCTCATGGATCTTCAATGCCACG GTGCGTGATAACATATTATTTGGGTCGGGTTTTGAAGCTGAAAGATATTGGAGGGCTATTGATGCTACTGCCTTACAACAAGATCTTGATTTGCTTCCG GGCCGTGATCATACAGAGATTGGAGAACGGGGAGTGAATATTAGTGGAGGGCAAAAGCAGAGACTTTCAATGGCTAGGGCAGTCTACTCCAGTTCAGATGTTTACATATTCGATGATCCTTTGAGTGCTTTAGATGCTCATGTTGCTCAGCAG GTGTTTGATAGCTGCATGAAAGATGAGCTGAAGGGGAAAACGAGAGTGCTTGTCACAAACCAGCTACATTTTCTTCCTTTGATGGATAGAATTATTTTAGTGTCCGAGGGAATGATCAAAGAGGAAGGAACCTTTGAAGAGTTGTCAAAAAATGGGAGTTTGTTCCAGAAACTAATGGAGAACGCTGGGAAAATGGACACAACCCAAGAGATGAATAAAAATGACCAGAAAAGCTCGAAGCCGAGTCATACTCTCACGGTTGATGCGAGTGAAAGAAATGTTGGCAGTACCAAGCAAGGAAGACGAGGAAGATCGGTGCTTGTAAAGCAAGAAGAACGGGAAACTGGCATCATAAGTTGGAACGTTCTGATGAGGTATAAAAAGGCAGTGGGCGGCTTATGGGTGGTTATGATCATCTTTGCATGCTATTTAACAACTGAGGTTCTCCGGGTTTCAAGTAGCACATGGCTAAGTTTCTGGACCGATCAAAGCACTTCAAAGAGTTATAGTCCAGGTTTCTACATTATCGTCTATGCTCTTCTCGGATTTGGTCAG GTTGCGGTGACGTTTACCAACTCGTTTTGGCTGATCACATCAAGTTTACGTGCCGCCAAGAAACTCCATGACGCTATGCTGAATTCTATAATGCGAGCTCCTATGCTTTTTTTCCACACAAACCCAACTGGGCGTGTAATCAACAGGTTTTCTAAGGACATTGGTGATATAGATAGAAATGTCGCCAACCTAATGAATATGTTCATGAACCAGCTCTGGCAACTCCTCTCGACCTTTGCACTTATAGGTACTGTCAGTACAATTTCATTGTGGGCAATAATGCCGCTCCTGATACTGTTTTATGCAGCATATCTCTACTATCAG AACACATCCCGTGAAGTGAAACGTTTAGATTCGGTCACAAGATCGCCTATTTATGCTCAATTTGGAGAAGCTTTGAATGGTTTGTCAAGCATCCGAGCCTATAAAGCATACGAGAGGATGGCCAAGATTAATGGAAAATCCATGGACAACAACATAAGGTTCACTCTTGCAAACACTAGCTCAAATCGTTGGCTCACTATAAGACTGGAAACTCTCGGTGGTGTCATGATTTGGTTAACCGCAACTTTCGCCGTTCTGAGGAACGGGAATGCAGAGAACCAAGCTGGTTTTGCGTCTACGATGGGTCTCCTTCTTAGCTACACACTGAATATCACTTCTCTGTTAAGCGGTGTTCTAAGGCAAGCTAGCAGAGCAGAGAACAGCTTGAATTCCGTTGAGCGTGTGGGTAATTACATCGATCTACCTTCTGAGGCTGCGGATGTGATCGAGAACAATTGTCCAGTAACTGGCTGGCCTTCAAGAGGATCAATTAAGTTTGAAGATGTTTACCTGCGTTATAGAACAGGGCTTCCTCCAGTACTTCATGGACTGTCCTTTTCTGTTTCTCCCAGTGAGAAAGTAGGAGTGGTGGGAAGAACTGGTGCAGGGAAGTCTTCCATGTTGAATGCATTGTTTCGGATTGTGGAAGTGGAAAAGGGAAGAATCATGATTGATGATTATGATGTTGCTAAGTTCGGACTGATGGATTTGCGCAGGGTTCTAAGTATCATTCCACAGTCACCAGTTCTTTTCTCAG GGACGGTGAGATTCAACATTGACCCATTTAGTGAGCACAATGATGCTGACCTCTGGGAGGCTCTACAAAGGGCCCATATAAAAGATGTCATAGCCAGGAACCCTTTTGGTCTAGATGCAGAG GTCTCTGAGGGAGGTGAGAATTTCAGCGTGGGGCAAAGGCAACTTCTGAGTCTAGCGCGTGCATTGTTAAGAAGATCTAAGATCCTTGTTCTCGATGAAGCAACAGCATCTGTTGATGTCAGAACAGATTCTCTAATACAAAAGACAATCCGTGAGGAATTCAAGTCTTGCACAATGCTTGTTATCGCTCACAGATTGAATACCATCATCGACTGTGACAAGATCCTTGTGCTTAGTTCTGGTCAG GTTTTGGAGTATGATAGTCCACAAGAGCTGCTGTCAAGAGATACCAGTGCCTTCTTTAGGATGGTTCACAGCACCGGACCAGCAAATGCTCAGTACCTTTGTAACATGGTCTCTGCAGGGAGAGTGAATGGAATGGGGCTAGGTGGATAG